One Vitis riparia cultivar Riparia Gloire de Montpellier isolate 1030 chromosome 4, EGFV_Vit.rip_1.0, whole genome shotgun sequence genomic window carries:
- the LOC117913577 gene encoding probable methyltransferase PMT27: MAVGKARSKRSTSGSYTSTVTTVVFVALCVLGLWMLTSNSIISPQTTARTSTTSSFSASGERHLSKPSDRRDPPVYEDTEGDLPDDAIKSDETKPLQATNDEDDKSQEDQLKSEETPNVEAGEENNEKQEPEQETSGDNKNEEENATVVEENPPVIQRKESAEEEEKQKEYENQASEESALTQNQLAQGIAEKNSEAEETQQTKDEESNVNQGVDENKSEEKNQLEAEVEKREADSQENSQESQNQITEEDQQQRLQQQQQQEHQQKQEQENSDTGSDETLQESQPEIQEVTSHETQQNEESQQSQLASQDQESSQTTDEKKAQIENKKTQSESNQQQRNSNQEAKQETTTQDKAPSSSSTISFQSGESSGIPIESKESKKSWSTQADQSENQKERRKDGPDGLDGTIYGYTWQLCNETAGPDYIPCLDNEKAIMKLHGRKHYEHRERHCPEEPPTCLVPLPEMYKSPVEWPQSRDKIWYHNVPHTLLAEVKGHQNWVKVTGEFLTFPGGGTQFIHGAMHYIDFIEKAVPDIAWGKRTRVILDVGCGVASFGGYLFERDVLTMSFAPKDEHEAQVQFALERGIPAISAVMGSQRLPFPSRVFDVVHCARCRVPWHVEGGTLLLELNRVLRPGGYFVWSATPVYQKLKEDVEIWKEMSALTVSMCWELVSINRDKLNSIGAAIYRKPTSNDCYDQRKHKRPPMCKTDDDPNAAWYVPLQACMHRAPVDGAERGTRWPEEWPRRLQVSPYWLNKAQMGIYGRPAPDDFASDYEHWKRVVNKSYLNGLGISWSNVRNVMDMRAVYGGFAAALKDLKVWVLNVVNIDSPDTLPIIYERGLFGIYHDWCESFSTYPRTYDLLHADHLFSKLKKRCKIAPLMAEIDRIVRPGGKLIVRDESSAIGEVENLLKSLHWEVHLAFSKDQEGILSAQKSFWRPDTYVASS; this comes from the exons ATGGCTGTAGGCAAGGCACGTAGTAAGCGTTCGACCTCTGGTTCTTATACGTCAACGGTCACAACAGTAGTTTTTGTAGCCTTGTGTGTCTTGGGTCTATGGATGTTAACCTCCAATTCCATTATTTCTCCTCAAACCACCGCCCGCACCTCCACCACTTCCTCTTTCTCTGCCTCCGGTGAACGCCACCTTTCTAAGCCTAGTGACAGAAGAGATCCTCCTGTATACGAAGACACTGAAGGGGATCTTCCCGATGATGCCATCAAGTCCGATGAGACCAAGCCCTTGCAGGCTACCAACGATGAGGATGACAAGTCTCAGGAAGATCAACTGAAATCCGAGGAAACCCCCAATGTGGAAGCTGGGgaagaaaacaatgaaaaacaaGAACCTGAGCAGGAAACTAGTGGAGATAACAAGAATGAGGAGGAGAATGCGACTGTTGTTGAAGAGAACCCACCTGTTATACAGAGAAAAGAATCTGCTGAAGAGGAAGAGAAGCAGAAAGAATATGAGAATCAGGCGTCTGAGGAAAGTGCCCTGACTCAGAACCAACTGGCCCAAGGAATCGCTGAGAAAAATTCTGAAGCTGAGGAAACACAGCAAACGAAAGATGAAGAAAGCAATGTAAATCAGGGGGTTGACGAGAataaatctgaagaaaaaaatcagcTCGAGGCAGAAGTTGAAAAGCGTGAAGCTGATAGTCAGGAAAACTCGCAAGAATCTCAAAACCAGATTACAGAGGAAGATCAACAACAACGATTacagcagcagcaacaacaaGAGCATCAACAGAAACAAGAACAGGAAAATTCAGACACCGGGAGTGATGAAACGCTGCAGGAATCACAGCCAGAGATTCAAGAGGTAACAAGTCATGAAACCCAACAAAATGAAGAATCCCAACAATCTCAACTCGCATCACAGGACCAAGAATCTTCACAAACAACAGACGAGAAGAAAGcacaaattgaaaataaaaaaacccaatCAGAATCTAACCAGCAACAGAGAAATTCCAACCAAGAAGCCAAACAGGAGACAACAACTCAAGATAAGGCTCCTTCCTCCAGCTCGACCATTTCTTTCCAGAGCGGGGAAAGCTCTGGGATCCCTATAGAGTCTAAAGAATCAAAGAAGTCCTGGTCAACTCAGGCGGATCAATCCGAGAATCAAAAGGAGAGAAGGAAGGATGGGCCGGATGGGCTGGATGGGACTATCTATGGCTACACTTGGCAGCTCTGCAATGAAACAGCAGGCCCAGACTATATTCCCTGTTTGGACAACGAGAAAGCAATAATGAAATTACATGGTAGGAAACACTACGAGCATCGTGAGAGGCATTGCCCAGAGGAGCCACCCACATGCCTGGTGCCACTGCCGGAGATGTACAAGTCGCCAGTTGAGTGGCCCCAAAGCAGAGATAAG ATATGGTATCACAATGTTCCTCACACCCTTCTGGCAGAGGTGAAGGGGCACCAGAACTGGGTGAAGGTGACTGGGGAGTTCCTCACTTTCCCTGGCGGTGGAACACAATTCATTCACGGAGCCATGCACTAcattgattttattgaaaaa GCGGTACCTGATATTGCATGGGGGAAGCGCACACGGGTAATATTGGACGTTGGCTGCGGGGTTGCCAGCTTTGGCGGCTATCTTTTCGAAAGAGACGTGCTTACAATGTCTTTTGCACCCAAGGACGAACATGAAGCTCAAGTTCAATTCGCCCTCGAAAGGGGAATACCTGCTATCTCTGCCGTGATGGGATCTCAGCGCCTGCCATTTCCGAGCAGGGTCTTTGATGTTGTGCACTGTGCGCGTTGTAGAGTTCCATGGCATGTAGAAG GTGGTACTCTTCTCTTGGAACTGAACCGGGTTCTGCGTCCTGGAGGTTATTTTGTATGGTCAGCCACCCCTGTATACCAAAAGCTTAAAGAAGATGTTGAGATATGGAAAG agatgTCAGCACTCACAGTGTCCATGTGTTGGGAGCTTGTGAGCATCAACAGGGATAAATTGAATTCTATAGGTGCTGCCATCTATCGCAAACCTACCTCCAATGATTGTTATGACCAAAGAAAGCACAAGCGTCCTCCAATGTGTAAAAccgatgatgatccaaatgcagcCTG GTATGTGCCTCTGCAGGCATGCATGCATCGGGCACCAGTTGATGGAGCGGAGAGAGGAACACGGTGGCCTGAGGAATGGCCGCGTAGACTGCAGGTAAGTCCATACTGGTTAAACAAAGCGCAGATGGGAATATATGGAAGGCCAGCTCCTGATGATTTCGCATCGGACTATGAACACTGGAAGCGAGTGGTGAACAAGTCTTATCTTAATGGACTGGGCATCAGCTGGTCCAACGTCAGAAACGTCATGGACATGAGAGCCGTTTATGGAGG GTTTGCAGCGGCACTGAAGGACCTCAAGGTGTGGGTCTTAAATGTGGTGAACATAGATTCTCCAGATACACTTCCCATAATCTACGAGCGGGGTCTCTTTGGAATATATCATGACTGGTGCGAATCCTTCAGCACATATCCTCGAACCTATGATCTGCTGCATGCTGATCATCTTTTCTCAAAGCTGAAAAAGAG GTGCAAAATTGCTCCGTTGATGGCAGAGATCGATAGAATAGTGAGACCTGGAGGTAAATTGATTGTGAGAGATGAGTCCAGCGCAATTGGGGAAGTGGAGAACCTGTTGAAATCTCTGCATTGGGAGGTCCATCTAGCCTTCTCCAAAGACCAAGAAGGAATACTCAGCGCACAGAAATCCTTTTGGCGGCCAGACACATATGTGGCTTCTTCCTGA
- the LOC117913579 gene encoding glutaredoxin-C3, which translates to MKARHHSVVLVILLGVLVANAPGQTLASNSVPAFVQNTIYANKIAIFSKSYCPYCLRAKRIFSELHEEPFVVELDLRDDGTQIQNVLLDLVGRSTVPQIFVNGKHIGGSDDLRNAVLSGQLQKQLSTS; encoded by the exons ATGAAGGCCCGGCATCACAGTGTGGTTCTTGTGATACTGCTGGGTGTTTTGGTGGCAAATGCTCCGGGTCAAACCCTAGCTTCCAATTCAGTTCCAGCCTTCGTGCAAAACACAATCTACGCCAACAAGATTGCCATTTTCTCCAAATCCTATTGCCC GTATTGCTTGCGGGCAAAGCGCATCTTTAGCGAACTGCATGAGGAACCTTTTGTTGTGGAGCTTGATCTTAGAG ATGATGGGACTCAAATTCAGAATGTCCTTCTAGATTTGGTGGGTCGAAGCACTGTTCCACAAATATTTGTGAATGGCAAGCATATTGGTGGCTCTGATG ACCTCAGAAATGCAGTCCTGAGCGGTCAGCTGCAGAAACAACTCAGTACAAGTTGA